TGGCCGGAGGTTGAGGTGCTGGCACCAGAGGATCGACGCATTCCGGAAGCGACCCGGCGGCTGGGTGATGGCGATAGGCTGCGGGTCGCGGGCATTGATGTTGAGGCCGAGGTGCTGTCCGTGCCCGGGCATACCGCGACCCATATCGCCTATCTGCTCCCTGCCTGTTTGCCCTCGGCCAAGCAGTCCCCTGATGACCAAGGACAAGCGTTGTTCTGTGGCGATACGCTGTTCAGCGTTGGCTGCGGGCGGGTCTTTGACGGCACGGCGGAGCAACTGGCAGCGTCCCTGCGCCGAATCTCGGCGCTGCCAGCGGAGACCCGCTGTTATTGCGCGCATGAATATGCGCTCGAGAACATCGGTTTTGCGCAATGGGTCGAGCCTGAAAGCCCGGCCCTGGCTGAGCGCACCGCGGAGGTCGAGCGGCTGCGCGCCGACGGAGTTCCGAGCGTGCCTTCCACATTGGCCATGGAGTTGGCGACCAATCCCTTTCTGCGTGTCGATCAGCCGGCTGTGATCGCTGCGGCCGAGCGGGCGGCTGGTCGTGTTCTGGCGGGGCCGACAGAAGTATTTGCGGCTTTGCGCCGGTGGAAGGATGAAGACTACGACTGACGCCGCCGGGAGGCGCGATCCACTCCCCGACCAGTTCGCTCCAGGCGGGCGCATCCCGGGCTGGCTCATCCCAACTTTGCGCGTCCCTGCTTCGCTTGTCAGGCGCGGCTGCTGGCTGTTGGCGCCGGCGGCCGGAGCGGTGACGGTGTTGAGCTTTGCCCCCTTCGGCTGGTATCCGCTCGGGATGCTGGCCTTGGCGCTCTGGTATCACTGCCTGCAAGGGCGCAGTGGACGCAGCGCCTTTCTGCTCGGCTGGCTTTACGGCTTCGGGCTGCTGGGTGTCGGCGTGGCCTGGATTCGTATCAGCCTGAACGAGTTCGGCAATCTGCCAGCGGTTGTCGCTAATGCGATGATGCTGCTCTTTGTTGCCGCCATGGCCCTGTATTACGGGCTCGCGGGCTGGCTCATTGGGCGCTGGCAGTCGGGCTTGCGGCGCGCCGGGCAAGACTGGGCCGGTGCGGCGCTGCTGCTGCCGGCAGTCTGGGTGCTGAGCGAGTGGCTGCGCTCCTGGCTGCTGACTGGCTTCCCGTGGCTGTTGCTCGGCAACACCCAGGTCGACTCGCCCTTGTCTGGCTGGGCGCCAGTGCTTGGGGTGCATGGGCTTAGTCTGCTTGCGGCCCTGTCGGCCGGGCTGCTGTGGCTTGGCTTGGCGCGACGTCGCGCCCGTGTCGGCGCTGTTGTTGTCCTGGTGCTGGTTTGGGGCGGTGGCACGCTGTTGCGATTCATTCACTGGACGCAGCCGGCGGGTGAGCCGTTT
Above is a genomic segment from Thiorhodovibrio litoralis containing:
- the gloB gene encoding hydroxyacylglutathione hydrolase, which produces MTQLQIVPISAFADNYIWLLRRPSSARVAVVDPGDAQPVLEYVQRHQLELAAILLTHHHQDHIGGLPALQAAWPEVEVLAPEDRRIPEATRRLGDGDRLRVAGIDVEAEVLSVPGHTATHIAYLLPACLPSAKQSPDDQGQALFCGDTLFSVGCGRVFDGTAEQLAASLRRISALPAETRCYCAHEYALENIGFAQWVEPESPALAERTAEVERLRADGVPSVPSTLAMELATNPFLRVDQPAVIAAAERAAGRVLAGPTEVFAALRRWKDEDYD